A region of Vitis vinifera cultivar Pinot Noir 40024 chromosome 15, ASM3070453v1 DNA encodes the following proteins:
- the LOC104881860 gene encoding uncharacterized protein C594.04c, whose protein sequence is MGNLKNVVIALVTPLPSILFYLSFLNHYYQNGNSTSSALWTWCLHHPLLLANAFFFVNVNLLFWVIGLLQSSHWMIDLYWTVIPVLLVHYYATHPLAQYDWWRSRVVILMTWAWSMRLSHNYFRRERWQWGVREDWRFTDMRHQYGKNWWWVSFFAIYLSQQVFLIGVCLPFYAVHSVDKPWNIWDVVAVAVCVCGIVVAYHADTELHNFVTRNDKLKGLGMPIVPNLDKGLWRYSRHPNYFGEQLWWWGLVIFGWNLGHGWTFVGSLINSMCLAYVTILVENRMLKQDYRAEAYRLYQKTTSVWIPWFKSSPAGGKDKNT, encoded by the exons ATGGGTAATTTGAAGAATGTAGTGATAGCATTGGTGACCCCTCTTCCCTCCATACTCTTCTATCTTTCATTCCTTAACCACTATTACCAAAATGGGAATAGTACCAGTTCTGCTCTGTGGACATGGTGCTTACACCATCCTCTTCTTTTGGCCAACGCCTTCTTCTTCGTCAATGTCAATTTGCTCTTCTGGGTAATTGGTCTTCTGCAGTCTAGCCACTGG ATGATAGATTTGTATTGGACGGTGATACCAGTATTGCTTGTTCATTACTATGCGACCCATCCTTTGGCCCAGTATGACTGGTGGAGGTCCAGGGTTGTGATCTTGATGACTTGGGCGTGGAGCATGCGGCTTTCCCACAACTACTTTAGGCGAGAAAGGTGGCAGTGGGGTGTCAGGGAGGACTGGAGATTTACAGATATGCGCCATCAGTATGGCAAGAACTGGTGGTGGGTTTCATTTTTTGCGATCTACCTCTCTCAGCAG GTCTTTCTAATTGGGGTATGTCTTCCATTTTATGCTGTCCATTCGGTTGATAAGCCATGGAATATTTGGGATGTGGTTGCAGTGGCAGTTTGTGTTTGTGGGATCGTTGTTGCTTATCATGCTGACACAGAACTCCACAATTTTGTAACTAGAAATGATAAACTGAAAGGGCTCGGAATGCCTATTGTGCCCAATCTTGACAAGGGCTTGTGGCGCTATTCTCGCCATCCAAACTACTTTGGGGAGCAGTTGTGGTGGTGGGGACTAGTCATCTTTGGATGGAATTTGGGACATGGATGGACCTTTGTTGGGTCTCTCATCAATAGTATGTGCCTAGCATATGTGACCATTCTTGTGGAGAATCGAATGCTGAAACAGGATTACAGGGCTGAAGCTTACAGGTTGTACCAGAAGACAACATCAGTGTGGATACCTTGGTTCAAGTCATCTCCAGCAGGAGGAAAAGATAAGAATACTTGA
- the LOC100264419 gene encoding probable inactive purple acid phosphatase 29, which produces MAQPWKKKTCYWMKAMLLALWFSGIHVLADAAAAVSKEQNQLRFSKEGQFKILQVADMHFGDGKSTPCLNVLPNQMRGCSDLNTSAFIHRMIQAEKPHLIVFTGDNIFGFDAKDAVASLNAAFAPALSSNIPWAAVLGNHDQESTLSREGVMKYIVGMKHSLSQLNPPGVNIIDGFGNYNLEVSGVEGSSLHNKSVLNLYFLDSGDYSTVPSIFGYGWIKPSQQFWFQRTSKKLRRAYMSNPEGQKSAAPGLAYFHIPLPESASFDSSNFTGVKQEGISSASVNSGFFTTMVEAGDVKAAFTGHDHVNDFCGELLGIHLCYAGGFGYHAYGKAGWARRARVVLATLEEREKGGWGEVKSIKTWKRLDDKHLTVIDAQVLWSKTSAGSRRKKKIGGI; this is translated from the exons ATGGCACAGCCATGGAAGAAGAAAACATGTTACTGGATGAAGGCGATGCTTCTTGCTTTGTGGTTTTCTGGGATCCATGTGTTGGCTGATGCGGCTGCAGCTGTTTCCAAGGAACAAAATCAATTGCGGTTCAGCAAGGAGGGGCAGTTCAAGATACTACAAGTTGCGGACATGCACTTTGGTGATGGCAAGTCCACCCCTTGCCTGAATGTTCTCCCTAATCAGATGCGCGGTTGCTCCGACCTCAACACTTCCGCTTTCATTCATCGCATGATCCAAGCTGAGAAGCCTCATCTCATTGTTTTCACTg GCGATAACATATTCGGATTTGACGCCAAAGATGCAGTGGCGTCTTTGAATGCTGCATTCGCACCTGCACTATCATCAAACATACCCTGGGCTGCTGTTCTCGGCAACCACGACCAGGAATCCACTCTCTCAAGGGAAGGGGTGATGAAATATATAGTCGGCATGAAACACTCCCTGTCTCAGTTGAATCCCCCCGGGGTTAACATTATTGATGGTTTTGGGAACTATAATCTGGAGGTTAGCGGGGTTGAGGGTTCTAGTTTACATAACAAATCAGTTCTCAATCTCTATTTCCTGGATAGCGGGGATTACTCCACGGTTCCCTCTATCTTTGGCTATGGCTGGATCAAACCCTCTCAGCAATTTTGGTTTCAGCGCACTTCTAAGAAGCTTCGG AGAGCATACATGAGCAATCCGGAGGGTCAGAAATCAGCTGCACCAGGTCTAGCATACTTTCATATCCCGTTGCCCGAAAGTGCGAGTTTTGACTCATCAAACTTCACGGGTGTAAAACAAGAAGGCATCAGCTCTGCTTCTGTGAATTCAGGCTTCTTCACAACCATGGTGGAAGCAGGGGATGTGAAGGCTGCGTTCACTGGACATGATCATGTCAATGACTTCTGTGGAGAGCTACTTGGTATACATCTTTGCTATGCTGGAGGGTTCGGGTACCATGCCTATGGGAAAGCTGGATGGGCGAGGAGGGCTCGGGTTGTGTTGGCAACTTTGGAAGAAAGGGAGAAGGGAGGGTGGGGAGAAGTTAAGTCTATCAAGACGTGGAAGCGGCTTGATGATAAACACCTTACTGTTATCGATGCTCAGGTCCTCTGGAGCAAGACCTCTGCTG GAAGCcgtagaaagaaaaagattggTGGCATTTAA
- the LOC100257439 gene encoding probable inactive purple acid phosphatase 29 has product MAQPWKKKTCYWMKAMLLALWFSGIHVLADAAAAVSKEQNQLRFSKEGQFKILQVADMHFGDGKSTPCKNVLPNQMRGCSDLNTSAFIHRMIQAEKPHLIVFTGDNIYGKDAKDAVASLNAAFAPALSSNIPWAAVLGNHDQQSTLSREGVMKYIVGMKHSLSQLNPPGVNIIDGFGNYNLEVSGVEGSSLHNKSVLNLYFLDSGDYSTVPSISGYGWIKPSQQFWFQRTSKKLRRAYMSNPEGQKSAAPGLAYFHIPLPECASFDSSNFTGVKQEGISSASVNSGFFTTMVEAGDVKAAFTGHDHLNDFCGELLGIHLCYAGGFGYHAYGKAGWARRARVVLATLEEREKGGWGEVKSIKTWKRLDDKHLTVIDAQVLWSKTSAGSRRKKKIGGI; this is encoded by the exons ATGGCACAGCCATGGAAGAAGAAAACATGTTACTGGATGAAGGCGATGCTTCTTGCTTTGTGGTTTTCTGGGATCCATGTGTTGGCTGATGCGGCTGCAGCTGTTTCCAAGGAACAAAATCAATTGCGGTTCAGCAAGGAGGGGCAGTTCAAGATACTACAAGTTGCGGACATGCACTTTGGTGATGGCAAGTCCACCCCTTGCAAGAATGTTCTCCCTAATCAGATGCGCGGTTGCTCCGACCTCAACACTTCCGCTTTCATTCATCGCATGATCCAAGCTGAGAAGCCTCATCTCATTGTTTTCACGg GCGATAACATATACGGAAAAGACGCCAAAGATGCAGTGGCGTCTTTGAATGCTGCATTCGCACCTGCGCTATCATCAAACATACCCTGGGCTGCTGTTCTCGGCAACCACGACCAGCAATCCACTCTCTCAAGGGAAGGGGTGATGAAATATATAGTCGGCATGAAACACTCCCTGTCTCAGTTGAATCCCCCCGGGGTTAACATTATTGATGGTTTTGGGAACTATAATCTGGAGGTTAGCGGGGTTGAGGGTTCTAGTTTACATAACAAATCAGTTCTCAATCTCTATTTCCTGGATAGCGGGGATTACTCCACGGTTCCCTCTATCTCTGGCTATGGCTGGATCAAACCCTCTCAGCAATTTTGGTTTCAGCGCACTTCTAAGAAGCTTCGG AGAGCATACATGAGCAATCCGGAGGGTCAGAAATCAGCTGCACCAGGTCTAGCATACTTTCATATCCCGTTGCCCGAATGTGCGAGTTTTGACTCATCAAACTTCACGGGTGTAAAACAAGAAGGCATCAGCTCTGCTTCTGTGAATTCAGGCTTCTTCACAACCATGGTGGAAGCAGGGGATGTGAAGGCTGCGTTCACTGGACATGATCATCTCAATGACTTCTGTGGAGAGCTACTTGGTATACATCTTTGCTATGCTGGGGGGTTCGGATACCATGCCTATGGGAAAGCTGGATGGGCTCGGAGGGCTCGGGTTGTGTTGGCAACTTTGGAAGAAAGGGAGAAGGGAGGGTGGGGAGAAGTTAAGTCTATCAAGACGTGGAAGCGGCTTGATGATAAACACCTTACTGTTATCGATGCTCAGGTCCTCTGGAGCAAGACCTCTGCTG GAAGCcgtagaaagaaaaagattggTGGCATTTAA
- the LOC100242133 gene encoding uncharacterized protein LOC100242133: MSGQLLSPEKPAFQPEWALENVRMTFFKCVRWQVEETMDPINCPYHYFCDSTYPGNYPPVVDILLLLFATASYLGILVFTAMEISGGRSFHQTRRYLLPTGPVSLPVILLALAKGRRINTIFPLSSVGPAILQLLHISALAFDTEADSDIKYAFFEASTISGILHASLYLDSVILPYYTGFDALVSSTFSGECISCVCRKEVLVVGGMLVSYRGWSATTFLVVGTLCLRIICRLTADDKGKTTIFIKSVLESLCWMLITMDSLYLTKNSPPERSLLHSAAFGGVFVLICLHVLRKVCAQLRRWHSGCEKGCSYDLSQNRMQLSQNRMQLYVDRGFYFY; encoded by the coding sequence atgaGTGGGCAACTTCTGAGTCCAGAAAAGCCAGCATTTCAACCTGAATGGGCTCTGGAAAATGTCCGCATGACATTCTTCAAATGTGTTAGATGGCAGGTAGAAGAGACAATGGATCCAATCAACTGCCCTTACCATTACTTCTGCGACAGCACTTACCCTGGGAATTATCCTCCTGTTGTGGATATCCTCCTGCTTCTCTTTGCAACAGCTTCATACCTGGGAATCCTAGTCTTTACAGCAATGGAGATATCCGGAGGAAGAAGTTTTCATCAAACAAGGCGATACTTATTGCCAACTGGTCCGGTTTCCCTCCCAGTAATCCTCTTAGCGCTTGCCAAAGGCCGACGTATCAACACCATCTTTCCTCTCTCAAGCGTTGGCCCAGCAATCCTCCAACTGCTTCACATATCTGCTCTTGCCTTTGACACTGAAGCGGATTCAGACATCAAGTATGCATTCTTTGAGGCATCAACAATCTCGGGAATTTTGCATGCAAGCCTGTATCTGGATTCGGTTATCTTACCTTACTACACTGGTTTTGATGCTCTAGTGTCATCCACCTTTTCTGGTGAATGTATATCTTGTGTGTGCCGGAAAGAGGTGTTGGTTGTGGGAGGAATGCTGGTCTCCTACAGGGGGTGGTCGGCAACTACGTTTTTGGTTGTGGGGACTCTGTGTTTGAGGATTATCTGCAGACTGACTGCAGATGACAAAGGCAAAACCACCATATTTATCAAGTCAGTCTTGGAAAGTTTGTGTTGGATGTTGATTACTATGGACTCTCTCTATCTAACAAAAAATTCTCCACCAGAAAGATCTCTATTACATAGTGCTGCTTTCGGGGGTGTCTTTGTTTTGATTTGTCTTCATGTCCTTAGAAAGGTGTGTGCACAGCTTAGGAGATGGCATTCAGGGTGTGAAAAGGGATGCAGCTATGATTTATCACAAAACAGGATGCAGCTATCACAAAACAGGATGCAACTATATGTAGATCGgggtttttatttctattaa
- the LOC100247268 gene encoding uncharacterized calcium-binding protein At1g02270 isoform X1 has protein sequence MTEPCSSSISCTTFNILAPIYKRLDQQNQSLRESGCRAFWISRNNRILDWLLYESSSIICLQEFWVGNEELVHMYQKRLGDAGYITFQLARTNNRGDGLLTAVRKDYFRVLNYRELLFNDFGDRVAQLLHVQLAVPLPQNRKGNVQLQQEILIVNTHLLFPHDSSLSIARLHQVYKILQYVESYQRENKLKPIPIILCGDWNGSKRGHVYKFLRSQGFVSSYDTAHQYTDSDADAHKWVSHCNHRGNICGVDFIWLLNPNKFRKPLKTSWAEAVFGIIKYQLRKASLAENDAFALLKADNLGDFITHSSFCEALCQINLIEHPHGLSFQETEDLWIQADNDGNGIIDYEKFQRWIWNPTCSEQREENHSESREDAKEDSEEQVIGFKVKNAVLSPHEVEKGVWPENYSLSDHARLTVVFSIVRMLCPVFKT, from the exons ATGACAGAGCCTTGCAGCAGCAGCATATCATGCACCACCTTCAATATACTGGCTCCCATCTACAAGCGGCTGGATCAGCAAAACCAAAGCCTGCGGGAAAGTGGTTGCAGGGCCTTCTGGATTTCCAGAAACAACAGGATATTGGATTGGTTGCTCTATGAAAGCTCTTCCATTATTTGTCTCCAG GAGTTCTGGGTGGGAAATGAAGAACTTGTTCATATGTACCAGAAGAGGCTGGGAGATGCTGGCTATATCACCTTCCAACTTGCAAGAACCAACAATCGTGGAGACG GTCTACTAACTGCTGTGCGGAAGGActattttagggttttgaacTATAGAGAGTTGCTCTTTAATGACTTTGGAGATCGGGTTGCACAGCTATTACATGTTCAATTAGCTGTTCCTTTACCACAGAATCGAAAGGGCAATGTTCAGCTTCAGCAAGAAATCCTTATTGTGAACACCCACCTGTTATTTCCTCATGATTCTAGTCTATCTATTGCCAGATTGCATCAG GTCTACAAAATACTGCAATATGTGGAATCATATCAGAGAGAAAACAAGCTTAAGCCCATCCCCATTATCCTCTGTGG TGACTGGAATGGAAGCAAGCGTGGCCACGTCTACAAATTCCTAAGGTCCCAGGGGTTTGTGTCATCCTATGATACCGCTCATCAGTACACTGATAGTGATGCTGATGCTCACAAG TGGGTTAGTCACTGCAATCATAGGGGGAACATCTGTGGGGTTGATTTCATATGGCTTCTTAATCCTAATAAATTTCGAAAACCGTTAAAGACTAGTTGGGCTGAAGCAGTGTTTGGCATTATAAAG TATCAGCTTCGAAAAGCTTCCTTGGCTGAAAATGATGCATTTGCACTTTTAAAGGCAGACAACCTTGGTGATTTTATTACACATTCAAGTTTTTGTGAAGCACTCTGCCAG ATTAATTTAATTGAGCATCCTCATGGACTCAGTTTCCAGGAGacagaagatttgtggatccaAGCAGACAATGATGGCAATGGCattattgattatgaaaaattcCAG AGGTGGATTTGGAATCCCACATGTTCAGAGCAAAGGGAGGAAAATCACAGTGAGAGTAGGGAGGATGCTAAAGAGGACTCAGAGGAGCAAGTGATTGGTTTCAAAGTGAAGAACGCAGTTCTCTCCCCTCACGAAGTAGAAAAAGGGGTATGGCCTGAGAACTACTCTCTGTCTGATCATGCCAGGCTCACTGTTGTGTTCTCAATAGTAAGGATGCTGTGTCCAGTATTCAAAACATAA
- the LOC100247268 gene encoding uncharacterized calcium-binding protein At1g02270 isoform X2 → MTEPCSSSISCTTFNILAPIYKRLDQQNQSLRESGCRAFWISRNNRILDWLLYESSSIICLQEFWVGNEELVHMYQKRLGDAGYITFQLARTNNRGDGLLTAVRKDYFRVLNYRELLFNDFGDRVAQLLHVQLAVPLPQNRKGNVQLQQEILIVNTHLLFPHDSSLSIARLHQVYKILQYVESYQRENKLKPIPIILCGDWNGSKRGHVYKFLRSQGFVSSYDTAHQYTDSDADAHKWVSHCNHRGNICGVDFIWLLNPNKFRKPLKTSWAEAVFGIIKYQLRKASLAENDAFALLKADNLGDFITHSSFCEALCQINLIEHPHGLSFQETEDLWIQADNDGNGIIDYEKFQFEWFYW, encoded by the exons ATGACAGAGCCTTGCAGCAGCAGCATATCATGCACCACCTTCAATATACTGGCTCCCATCTACAAGCGGCTGGATCAGCAAAACCAAAGCCTGCGGGAAAGTGGTTGCAGGGCCTTCTGGATTTCCAGAAACAACAGGATATTGGATTGGTTGCTCTATGAAAGCTCTTCCATTATTTGTCTCCAG GAGTTCTGGGTGGGAAATGAAGAACTTGTTCATATGTACCAGAAGAGGCTGGGAGATGCTGGCTATATCACCTTCCAACTTGCAAGAACCAACAATCGTGGAGACG GTCTACTAACTGCTGTGCGGAAGGActattttagggttttgaacTATAGAGAGTTGCTCTTTAATGACTTTGGAGATCGGGTTGCACAGCTATTACATGTTCAATTAGCTGTTCCTTTACCACAGAATCGAAAGGGCAATGTTCAGCTTCAGCAAGAAATCCTTATTGTGAACACCCACCTGTTATTTCCTCATGATTCTAGTCTATCTATTGCCAGATTGCATCAG GTCTACAAAATACTGCAATATGTGGAATCATATCAGAGAGAAAACAAGCTTAAGCCCATCCCCATTATCCTCTGTGG TGACTGGAATGGAAGCAAGCGTGGCCACGTCTACAAATTCCTAAGGTCCCAGGGGTTTGTGTCATCCTATGATACCGCTCATCAGTACACTGATAGTGATGCTGATGCTCACAAG TGGGTTAGTCACTGCAATCATAGGGGGAACATCTGTGGGGTTGATTTCATATGGCTTCTTAATCCTAATAAATTTCGAAAACCGTTAAAGACTAGTTGGGCTGAAGCAGTGTTTGGCATTATAAAG TATCAGCTTCGAAAAGCTTCCTTGGCTGAAAATGATGCATTTGCACTTTTAAAGGCAGACAACCTTGGTGATTTTATTACACATTCAAGTTTTTGTGAAGCACTCTGCCAG ATTAATTTAATTGAGCATCCTCATGGACTCAGTTTCCAGGAGacagaagatttgtggatccaAGCAGACAATGATGGCAATGGCattattgattatgaaaaattcCAG TTTGAGTGGTTCTACTGGTGA